Proteins from one Phocoena sinus isolate mPhoSin1 chromosome 8, mPhoSin1.pri, whole genome shotgun sequence genomic window:
- the RASSF10 gene encoding ras association domain-containing protein 10 → MDPSEKTISVWICQEEKLVSGLSRRTTCSDVVRVLLEDGCQRRRRQRRGRRRGIAGDPPGPGELPEPLDEDEDDDDDEALPQGMLCGPPQCYCIVEKWRGFERILPNKTRILRLWDAWGDERENVRFVLVRSEASLPNAGPRSAEARVVLSRERTCSARGVPARPSLALTQEKQRRVVRKAFRKLAKLNRRRQQQPSSPCSSTSSSTASSCSSSPRAAESASVERMETLVHLVLSQDHTIRQQVQRLRELDREIDRYEAKVHLDRMRRHGVNYVQDTYLVGAGIELDGRGPGEEPAAATAAPALDGEAQAVELEELAQRCDDLLRLQEQRAQQEELLERLSAEIQEELNQRWMRRRQEELAAREEPPEADGGLDGELLLERERVRTQLSTSLYIGLRLNTDLEAVKSDLDYSQQQWDSKERELQGLLQTLHSLELTVAPDGTPVSSGPSQEPRPQACAEVWVDQARGLAKSCPGNDEDSDTGLSSMHSQDSDSVPVCESLV, encoded by the coding sequence ATGGATCCTTCGGAGAAGACGATATCGGTGTGGATCTGCCAGGAGGAGAAACTGGTGTCCGGTCTCTCCCGTCGCACCACTTGCTCGGACGTAGTGCGGGTGCTCTTGGAGGATGGCTGCCAGCGGCGACGCCGGCAGAGGCGAGGCCGGCGGCGGGGCATAGCTGGCGACCCGCCAGGCCCAGGGGAGCTGCCGGAACCCCTGGACGAGGACGaggacgacgacgacgacgaaGCGCTGCCCCAGGGCATGTTGTGCGGGCCCCCCCAGTGCTATTGCATTGTGGAGAAGTGGCGGGGCTTTGAGCGCATCCTGCCCAACAAGACGCGCATCTTGCGCCTCTGGGACGCCTGGGGCGACGAGCGAGAGAACGTACGTTTCGTGCTGGTGCGTAGCGAGGCGTCGCTGCCCAACGCGGGACCCCGCAGTGCCGAGGCGCGCGTTGTGCTCAGTCGCGAGCGCACCTGCTCCGCCCGGGGCGTCCCGGCGCGGCCCAGCCTGGCCCTGACCCAGGAGAAGCAGCGACGGGTGGTGCGGAAGGCCTTCCGCAAGCTGGCCAAGCTCAACCGGCGGCGCCAGCAGCAGCCGTCGTCGCCTTGCTCGTCCACGTCGTCGTCCACAGCCTCGTCCTGCTCGTCGTCGCCGCGGGCCGCCGAGAGCGCGTCGGTGGAGCGCATGGAGACTCTGGTGCATTTGGTGCTCTCCCAGGACCACACCATCCGTCAGCAGGTGCAGCGGCTCCGGGAGCTGGACCGAGAGATTGACCGCTACGAGGCCAAGGTGCATCTGGACCGCATGCGGCGGCACGGAGTGAACTACGTGCAGGACACCTACTTGGTGGGCGCAGGCATCGAGCTCGACGGGCGCGGCCCGGGAGAGGAGccggcggcggcgacggcggcgcCGGCCCTGGACGGCGAGGCTCAGGCAGTCGAGCTGGAGGAGCTGGCCCAGCGCTGCGACGACCTGCTGCGGTTGCAGGAGCAGCGGGCCCAACAGGAGGAGTTGCTCGAACGCCTCTCAGCCGAAATCCAGGAGGAACTGAACCAGAGATGGATGCGGAGGCGCCAGGAGGAGCTCGCAGCACGGGAGGAGCCCCCGGAGGCTGATGGCGGCCTCGACGGTGAGCTGCTGCTGGAGCGGGAGCGGGTCAGGACGCAGCTCAGCACCAGCCTCTACATCGGGCTCCGGCTCAACACGGACCTTGAGGCCGTCAAGTCGGACTTGGATTACAGCCAGCAGCAGTGGGACAGCAAGGAGCGCGAGCTACAGGGCCTTCTCCAGACTTTGCACTCGTTGGAGCTGACGGTAGCTCCCGATGGGACTCCAGTCTCGAGCGGTCCCTCGCAGGAACCCCGGCCTCAGGCCTGCGCAGAGGTGTGGGTGGACCAGGCCCGCGGACTGGCCAAGAGCTGTCCTGGTAACGACGAAGACTCCGATACCGGTCTGAGCTCTATGCACAGCCAGGACTCGGACTCGGTGCCTGTGTGCGAATCCCTTGTGTAG